In the Flavobacterium acetivorans genome, one interval contains:
- a CDS encoding SPFH domain-containing protein: MNITLIFLLVFGLFIFLSSFFTVKQQTSVVIERFGKFLSIRQSGLQLKIPLIDRIAGRVNLKIQQLDVIIETKTKDNVFVKLKVSVQFMVVKETVYDAFYKLEYPHDQITSYVFDVVRAEVPKLKLDDVFERKDDIAIAVKRELNEAMTTYGYTIINTLVTDIDPDIQVKNAMNRINAADREKTVAEFEAEASRIRIVAKAKAEAESKRLQGQGIADQRREIARGLVESVDVLNKVGINSQEASALIVVTQHYDTLQAIGADTNSNLILLPNSPQAGSDMLNNMVASFTASNLVGESMRKGIKKVKPKQETIIPIETKEDETPETEQ, translated from the coding sequence ATGAACATTACATTGATTTTCCTTCTAGTTTTTGGATTATTTATTTTCCTGTCTTCCTTTTTTACAGTGAAACAGCAAACCTCAGTTGTTATAGAACGCTTTGGAAAATTTTTGAGTATAAGACAATCAGGACTACAATTAAAAATTCCATTGATAGACAGAATTGCTGGACGTGTAAATCTTAAGATTCAACAATTAGATGTTATTATTGAAACTAAAACCAAAGATAACGTCTTTGTAAAACTAAAAGTTTCGGTTCAATTTATGGTTGTAAAAGAAACCGTTTACGATGCATTTTATAAGTTAGAATATCCACACGATCAAATTACCTCTTATGTATTTGACGTGGTTCGTGCCGAAGTTCCTAAATTGAAACTCGATGATGTTTTTGAAAGAAAAGATGATATTGCCATTGCCGTAAAAAGAGAATTGAATGAAGCCATGACCACTTATGGGTATACCATTATCAACACTTTGGTAACTGATATTGACCCAGATATTCAAGTAAAAAATGCAATGAACAGAATAAATGCTGCCGATAGAGAAAAAACGGTTGCTGAATTTGAAGCTGAAGCATCAAGAATCAGAATTGTAGCCAAAGCCAAAGCAGAAGCAGAAAGTAAACGTTTACAAGGACAAGGTATTGCAGATCAAAGAAGAGAAATTGCCAGAGGTTTAGTAGAAAGTGTAGATGTTTTGAACAAAGTTGGTATCAACTCTCAGGAAGCTTCAGCACTAATTGTAGTTACTCAACATTATGATACTTTACAAGCCATTGGAGCCGACACTAATTCTAACTTAATCTTGTTACCTAATTCTCCACAAGCCGGAAGTGATATGTTGAATAATATGGTGGCCAGTTTCACGGCAAGCAACTTGGTTGGAGAATCCATGAGAAAAGGAATCAAAAAAGTAAAACCTAAACAGGAAACTATTATTCCGATAGAAACTAAAGAGGACGAAACTCCTGAAACTGAACAATAA
- a CDS encoding PorT family protein yields MKKAVLISVIALISFTVSAQYGYRDSNRIGITVGVNQFSMNTANFTTNSEMGWNAGLSVRGNFYDNWDMVYALQFSENNFSVATRNLLLMNEDVMYKLPSAQISLQLSYILIEDHLSIELGPIVQVNGKFKINSDNQNNIISGTTLLAKDIVDISKFNFYPTVGVTAGVKHFRINVSYQYGVNNMLGNLNNKNLGVNFKGNPGIMNGNVIIYL; encoded by the coding sequence ATGAAAAAAGCGGTCTTAATTTCAGTTATTGCATTGATTTCTTTTACAGTTTCAGCTCAATATGGTTATAGGGATTCCAATAGAATTGGGATAACTGTAGGGGTGAATCAGTTTAGTATGAACACTGCTAATTTTACAACGAATTCTGAGATGGGATGGAATGCCGGACTTTCGGTAAGAGGGAATTTCTATGATAATTGGGATATGGTTTATGCATTGCAGTTTAGTGAGAATAATTTTTCTGTCGCCACAAGAAATTTACTTTTGATGAATGAGGATGTAATGTATAAATTGCCTTCTGCTCAAATCTCATTGCAGTTGAGTTATATCTTGATTGAAGATCATTTGAGTATTGAGCTGGGTCCGATTGTCCAGGTGAACGGAAAATTTAAAATTAACTCTGATAATCAAAATAATATTATCTCAGGGACAACTTTGTTAGCCAAAGATATTGTCGATATTTCTAAATTTAATTTTTATCCAACTGTTGGAGTCACAGCAGGAGTGAAGCATTTTAGGATAAATGTTTCCTATCAATATGGTGTTAATAATATGCTGGGAAATCTAAACAATAAAAACCTTGGCGTTAATTTCAAAGGAAATCCGGGAATTATGAACGGAAATGTTATTATTTATTTATAA
- the gltX gene encoding glutamate--tRNA ligase, translating into MSKQVRVRFAPSPTGPLHIGGVRTALFNYLFAKKNGGTFYLRIEDTDQNRFVHGAEAYIMEALEWLGIAPDETIGKNEKFGPYRQSERKHLYKEYADQLISSDWAYYAFDTAEALDAARKAQEEQGKTFIYNHTNREKLDTSLVISAEETVQRIANGEHYVIRFKTPVNETLHLQDIIRGDVKFETGLLDDKVLFKSDGMPTYHLANIVDDHLMETTHVIRGEEWLPSMPLHVLLYRAFGWEAPQFAHLPLILKPIGNGKLSKRDGDKLGFPVFPLEWKTEEGISSGYREKGFFPEAVVNFLALLGWNDGTDKELYSLEELVAAFDLNRVHKAGAKFDPEKNKWFNHQYLIKQKDENLAKAFSPILEEKGIEISKFDVVRIASLIKERAHFVSEFWDLSDFFFVAPTSYDEKASKNWKAETPALMQELISVIEEITDFTSANIETLVKDWMSKNEIGMGKVMQPFRLSLVGALKGPHLFDIVELIGKEETIKRLQKAIETL; encoded by the coding sequence ATGTCAAAGCAAGTACGAGTGCGTTTTGCACCAAGTCCAACCGGACCTTTACATATTGGCGGGGTTCGTACCGCATTATTTAATTATCTGTTTGCCAAAAAAAATGGTGGAACTTTCTATCTAAGAATTGAAGATACAGATCAAAATCGTTTTGTACATGGTGCCGAAGCTTATATCATGGAAGCTTTAGAATGGTTAGGAATTGCTCCTGATGAAACCATTGGGAAAAATGAAAAATTTGGTCCTTACCGTCAAAGCGAAAGAAAACATTTGTACAAAGAATATGCTGACCAATTAATAAGTTCCGATTGGGCCTATTATGCATTTGATACTGCCGAAGCTTTAGATGCTGCAAGAAAAGCACAAGAAGAGCAAGGAAAAACATTTATTTACAATCATACTAACAGAGAAAAACTAGACACTTCCTTAGTTATTTCTGCTGAAGAAACGGTACAGAGAATTGCAAACGGAGAACATTATGTTATTCGTTTCAAAACTCCGGTTAACGAAACCTTACATTTACAAGATATCATTCGTGGTGATGTTAAGTTTGAAACTGGCTTATTAGACGATAAAGTTTTGTTTAAAAGCGATGGAATGCCAACATACCATTTAGCCAATATTGTTGATGATCATTTAATGGAAACAACTCATGTAATTCGTGGTGAAGAATGGTTGCCATCAATGCCATTACACGTTTTATTGTACAGAGCTTTTGGTTGGGAAGCACCCCAATTTGCACATTTACCATTAATTTTAAAACCAATTGGAAATGGTAAATTATCAAAACGTGATGGCGATAAACTGGGATTTCCAGTATTTCCTTTAGAATGGAAAACCGAAGAAGGAATATCATCCGGTTACAGAGAAAAAGGATTTTTTCCTGAAGCAGTTGTTAACTTCTTGGCCTTATTGGGTTGGAATGACGGTACCGACAAAGAATTGTATTCTTTGGAAGAATTAGTAGCAGCTTTTGATTTAAACAGAGTACATAAAGCCGGTGCTAAATTTGATCCGGAAAAAAACAAATGGTTCAATCACCAATATTTAATTAAGCAAAAAGATGAAAATTTGGCGAAAGCCTTCTCCCCTATTTTAGAAGAAAAAGGAATTGAGATTTCAAAATTTGATGTTGTGAGAATCGCTTCATTGATAAAAGAACGCGCTCATTTTGTTTCTGAATTTTGGGATTTGAGTGATTTCTTTTTTGTGGCTCCAACATCTTATGATGAAAAAGCATCTAAAAACTGGAAAGCAGAAACACCGGCTTTAATGCAAGAATTGATTTCAGTCATTGAAGAAATAACCGATTTTACTTCGGCTAATATTGAAACATTGGTAAAAGATTGGATGAGCAAAAATGAAATTGGGATGGGAAAAGTAATGCAACCTTTCCGCTTAAGTTTAGTGGGAGCCTTAAAAGGTCCTCACCTATTTGATATCGTGGAACTCATTGGAAAAGAAGAAACGATCAAAAGACTTCAAAAAGCAATTGAAACATTATAA